One Cryobacterium roopkundense genomic region harbors:
- a CDS encoding signal peptidase I, translating to MTSRGRGVAGFVGNAALNLAAIGGLICILLVAAAFLLNVTLVMFKTGSMAPTIPTGSLALVREIAAPEIRVGDVVTVSRTDALPITHRVTSVTSGPSAAERVITMKGDANLAADAHPYSVSTVRRVLGSLPGLARVVVWFSNPLVLGSLALGASALVTWAFWPRDDRGGPGGPSPLTGVGEGNVPPAERNPRRRASSGIRRRMAHVCAVALVGAALAVAGPVSAATAALTAYDAPPPDLTPDHPTEQVIVGGGLRLDVIGDQKQMHNLDPDGSVLWQVGVTANEADPGAVHVTLAGVGNAGLRLFSIVRSCPERFVGRDCRPGVTLEQPAAAVAIDGVERSIATLSATESRWFLFELWRHDTELSADDDTVSLALHAFGSSDSVSTASGRLSGLPRTGVDALAPMLYAVGAIGLGLLVAFGAGVRARARTPVPAPSRSRP from the coding sequence ATGACCAGTCGCGGTCGCGGCGTTGCCGGCTTCGTCGGCAACGCCGCGCTCAACCTCGCGGCCATCGGCGGGCTGATCTGCATCCTGCTGGTGGCGGCCGCGTTCCTCCTCAACGTGACGCTCGTCATGTTCAAGACCGGGTCGATGGCGCCGACCATTCCCACCGGGTCGCTCGCCCTCGTGCGGGAGATCGCGGCGCCGGAGATTCGGGTAGGCGACGTGGTCACGGTGTCGCGCACCGATGCCCTGCCGATCACGCACCGGGTGACCTCCGTGACATCGGGGCCTTCGGCGGCCGAGCGGGTGATCACCATGAAGGGCGACGCGAACCTGGCAGCGGATGCGCACCCCTATAGCGTGAGCACCGTGCGGCGGGTGCTCGGCTCGCTACCCGGGCTCGCGCGCGTCGTGGTGTGGTTCTCCAATCCCCTCGTACTCGGGTCGCTTGCCCTTGGCGCCTCCGCGCTCGTAACGTGGGCGTTTTGGCCGCGCGATGACCGCGGCGGCCCCGGCGGCCCGTCCCCCCTGACCGGTGTCGGGGAGGGCAACGTGCCACCCGCGGAACGGAACCCGCGTCGGCGGGCCTCCTCCGGCATCCGTCGCCGAATGGCTCACGTGTGCGCCGTCGCGCTCGTGGGGGCGGCCCTCGCTGTGGCGGGGCCGGTGAGTGCCGCAACCGCGGCACTCACCGCCTATGACGCACCGCCACCCGACCTGACCCCCGACCATCCCACCGAGCAGGTGATCGTGGGCGGCGGGCTGCGGCTCGACGTGATCGGCGACCAGAAGCAGATGCACAACCTGGATCCGGACGGCTCCGTGCTGTGGCAGGTGGGCGTCACCGCCAACGAGGCCGACCCCGGCGCCGTGCACGTGACCCTTGCGGGAGTCGGAAACGCCGGCCTGCGCCTGTTCTCCATCGTGCGGTCGTGCCCGGAACGCTTTGTGGGGCGCGACTGCCGCCCGGGGGTGACGCTCGAACAGCCGGCCGCGGCCGTGGCGATCGATGGCGTCGAGCGCTCGATCGCCACACTCTCGGCCACGGAATCTCGCTGGTTCTTGTTCGAGCTGTGGCGGCACGACACCGAACTCAGCGCCGATGACGACACGGTGTCGCTGGCTCTGCACGCCTTCGGCTCGAGCGACTCCGTCTCCACCGCGTCCGGGCGGCTGAGCGGGTTGCCGCGCACCGGGGTAGATGCGCTGGCACCGATGCTGTACGCCGTGGGGGCGATCGGCCTCGGGCTGCTGGTGGCCTTCGGAGCCGGAGTGCGGGCGCGGGCGCGCACGCCCGTGCCCGCTCCCTCGCGGAGCCGACCATGA
- a CDS encoding VOC family protein, translating into MDMRLELVPLPSTDVDRSKAFYIDRVGFVLDHDIEPGNGMRVVQLTPPGSACSIVVGVGISDPNAGPVLGLHLVVDDVDVARQVLRSNGVDVSNVSDMGGGVRYAYFSDPDGNSWALQQISR; encoded by the coding sequence ATGGACATGCGACTCGAACTCGTGCCGTTGCCCTCGACCGATGTGGACCGCAGCAAGGCCTTCTACATCGACCGGGTGGGTTTCGTTCTCGATCACGACATCGAACCGGGCAACGGCATGCGCGTAGTGCAGCTGACGCCGCCTGGATCGGCCTGCTCCATCGTGGTCGGTGTCGGTATCAGCGACCCGAACGCCGGGCCCGTTCTCGGACTTCACCTCGTCGTGGACGATGTGGATGTGGCCCGCCAGGTGCTGCGCAGCAACGGGGTCGACGTCTCGAACGTCAGCGACATGGGCGGTGGCGTGCGCTACGCCTACTTCAGCGATCCCGACGGTAACTCCTGGGCGCTGCAGCAGATCTCCCGATGA
- a CDS encoding flavodoxin family protein, giving the protein MKAVVLYDSNYGNTKTIAETISGALNGMAAKAVPVASFNAQELHAGDLLVVGSPINGWRPTARITEALSVLGADQLRGVKAAAFDTRLHIFIHGDAAKKISKSLQEHGAEIIAPPQAFYVQKSEGPLDVGEGAKASQWADSLLKELAD; this is encoded by the coding sequence ATGAAGGCAGTGGTTCTGTACGACTCCAACTACGGCAACACCAAGACGATCGCGGAGACCATCTCGGGCGCCCTCAACGGGATGGCGGCCAAGGCGGTGCCGGTGGCCAGTTTCAACGCCCAGGAGCTGCACGCCGGCGACCTGCTCGTGGTCGGCAGCCCGATAAACGGATGGCGCCCCACGGCCAGAATCACCGAGGCCCTGAGCGTATTGGGCGCCGACCAACTCCGTGGCGTGAAGGCCGCAGCGTTCGACACTCGGCTGCACATCTTCATCCACGGCGACGCGGCGAAGAAGATCAGCAAGTCCCTCCAGGAGCACGGCGCGGAGATCATCGCCCCGCCGCAGGCCTTCTACGTGCAGAAGTCCGAGGGCCCGCTGGATGTGGGCGAAGGAGCCAAGGCGTCGCAGTGGGCAGACTCCCTGCTCAAGGAACTCGCCGACTGA
- a CDS encoding acetate/propionate family kinase — translation MTAVLVVNSGSSSFKYQLIEMDSETTLASGLVERIGELMGQASHTVMAGVSRTGVTETVDVSAADAAASVSLHTSVSLVTETPYPESSTERELPIPDHTAGFAVMLEAFREHGPSLVEHVPVAVGHRVVHGGARFHEPTVITESVERDIDELSGLAPLHNPGALQGITAAIEAFPAVPHVAIFDTAFHQTLPPEAFTYAINADLAERFRIRRYGFHGTSHGFVARAAAEYLERPVEDVNQIVLHLGNGGSVCAVRAGRSVETSMGMTPLEGLVMGTRSGDIDPGVLFHLHRRAGLDVDELDVLLNRGSGLLGLTGRGDLRDVIVAADSGDGPSQLAIDVYVHRLKGYVGSYYAQLGRVDVISFTAGVGENSALVRARALEGLEALGIRIDPERNASRVRGPRRISADDSAVTVLVIPTNEELEIARQTLSKVG, via the coding sequence ATGACCGCCGTGCTCGTGGTGAACTCGGGGTCGTCGTCTTTCAAATACCAGCTCATCGAGATGGACTCCGAGACCACCCTCGCGAGCGGCCTCGTCGAACGCATCGGCGAGCTGATGGGGCAGGCCTCCCACACGGTGATGGCCGGTGTGTCCCGCACGGGAGTCACCGAAACCGTGGACGTTTCGGCAGCGGATGCCGCGGCATCCGTCTCCCTGCACACCAGCGTGAGCCTCGTCACCGAGACGCCCTACCCGGAGTCGTCGACCGAGCGGGAGCTGCCGATTCCCGACCACACCGCCGGGTTCGCGGTGATGCTCGAGGCCTTCCGCGAACACGGTCCCTCGCTCGTGGAACACGTGCCGGTCGCCGTGGGGCACCGCGTCGTGCACGGCGGGGCGCGTTTTCACGAGCCCACCGTGATCACCGAGTCGGTCGAGCGCGACATCGACGAGCTGTCCGGGCTCGCCCCGCTGCACAACCCTGGTGCGCTGCAGGGCATCACCGCCGCGATCGAGGCCTTCCCGGCCGTGCCGCACGTGGCGATCTTTGACACCGCGTTCCACCAGACGCTGCCGCCCGAGGCGTTCACCTACGCCATCAACGCCGACCTCGCCGAGCGCTTCCGGATTCGGCGCTACGGTTTTCACGGCACCTCGCACGGCTTCGTGGCGCGGGCAGCGGCCGAGTATCTCGAGCGCCCGGTCGAAGATGTCAACCAGATCGTGCTGCACCTCGGCAACGGTGGCTCGGTGTGTGCAGTGCGCGCCGGACGATCGGTGGAGACGAGCATGGGCATGACCCCGCTCGAAGGCCTGGTGATGGGAACGCGTTCCGGCGACATCGACCCCGGCGTGCTCTTTCACCTGCATCGCCGGGCCGGCCTCGACGTGGACGAGCTCGACGTGCTGCTCAACCGGGGGAGTGGCTTGCTGGGCCTCACCGGACGCGGCGACCTGCGCGACGTCATCGTGGCCGCGGACTCCGGAGACGGGCCCTCGCAGCTCGCCATCGACGTGTACGTGCACCGGCTCAAGGGCTACGTCGGGTCGTATTATGCGCAGCTCGGCCGGGTCGATGTGATCTCGTTCACGGCCGGGGTCGGTGAGAACAGCGCCCTGGTGCGGGCCCGTGCCCTCGAGGGCCTCGAGGCGCTCGGTATCAGGATCGACCCGGAGCGCAACGCCTCCCGTGTGCGCGGGCCGCGGCGCATCTCGGCCGATGACTCCGCCGTCACCGTTCTCGTGATTCCCACGAATGAAGAGCTCGAGATCGCCCGCCAGACCCTCTCCAAGGTCGGCTAG
- the pta gene encoding phosphate acetyltransferase, with protein MARSIYITSAEGNTGKSTIALGVLDTLTHSVQRVGVFRPVARSTSEPDYVLELLLRHLQAGEPAGAASPQNYEQSIGVTYDAVNSDPDAALARIVQRYKAVEALCDTVVIIGSDYTDVGSPTELAFNARIAANLGAPVLLVLGGRVGQGQGEWLGQSDPRTTSDIRQQTDVALAELRDEHASVLAIVVNRADASQLDEVVAAVRAVVDAPSNRAESTAGIPVWAVPEDAYLVAPSMKSIMDAVDGVLIKGDPELLAREALGVVVAAMSMVNVLPRLIEGSVVVVPGDREDVLLAVLMANSAATFPSIAGIVLNGGFELPEQIQRLMEGLTPSLPIISTKLGSYETALRVTHTRGRLAADSQRKHDTALALFEKHIDASALLERLEVSRADVVTPLMFEYALLERARSKRRHIVLPEGDDDRVLRAAATLLARDVADLTILGEEIEVRSRAIGLGLDISKAHILSPFDDVLRLRFAEEYARLRAHKGVTIDQARDTVTDLSFFGTMMVQLGIADGMVSGATHTTAHTIRPSFQIIKTRPGVGVVSSVFLMALADRVLVYGDCAIIPDPTAEELADIAISASETAEQFGIEPRIAMLSYSTGESGEGADVDKVRAATALVRKRRPDLLVEGPIQYDAAADAAVAATKMPGSQVAGRATVFIFPDLNTGNNTYKAVQRSANAVAIGPILQGLRKPINDLSRGALVQDIVNTVAITAIQAASLDEAAEAAAAAAPIGAGARS; from the coding sequence GTGGCACGAAGCATCTACATCACGTCGGCCGAAGGCAACACCGGCAAGTCAACCATCGCGCTCGGCGTCCTCGACACTCTCACCCACTCGGTGCAGCGGGTCGGCGTCTTCCGCCCGGTGGCCCGCTCCACGAGCGAGCCCGACTACGTGCTCGAGCTGCTCCTGCGCCACCTGCAGGCCGGTGAGCCGGCCGGCGCGGCCTCCCCGCAGAATTATGAGCAGAGCATCGGCGTCACCTACGACGCCGTGAACAGCGATCCCGACGCCGCACTCGCCCGCATTGTGCAGCGCTATAAGGCCGTCGAGGCGCTCTGTGACACCGTCGTCATCATCGGCAGCGACTACACAGACGTGGGCAGCCCCACCGAGCTCGCCTTCAACGCGCGCATCGCCGCCAACCTCGGCGCTCCCGTGTTGCTCGTGCTCGGCGGCCGCGTGGGCCAGGGCCAGGGCGAATGGCTCGGCCAGAGCGACCCCCGCACCACGAGCGACATCCGCCAGCAGACCGACGTGGCGCTCGCCGAGTTGCGCGACGAGCACGCATCCGTTCTCGCCATCGTGGTCAACCGAGCGGATGCCTCCCAGCTCGACGAGGTCGTCGCCGCCGTTCGCGCCGTTGTCGATGCCCCGAGCAACCGGGCCGAGTCCACCGCGGGTATCCCGGTGTGGGCCGTGCCCGAAGACGCCTACCTCGTGGCGCCGAGCATGAAGAGCATCATGGACGCCGTCGACGGCGTGCTGATCAAGGGCGACCCAGAGCTGCTGGCCCGCGAGGCGCTCGGCGTTGTCGTGGCCGCCATGTCGATGGTCAATGTGTTGCCGCGGCTCATCGAAGGCTCCGTCGTGGTGGTGCCTGGCGACCGCGAAGACGTGCTGCTCGCCGTGCTGATGGCCAATTCGGCCGCCACCTTCCCGTCGATCGCCGGCATCGTGCTCAACGGCGGCTTCGAGCTGCCCGAGCAGATCCAGCGCCTAATGGAGGGCCTCACCCCCTCGCTGCCGATCATCAGCACCAAGCTCGGCTCCTACGAGACGGCACTGCGGGTCACCCACACCCGCGGGCGCCTTGCCGCAGACAGCCAGCGCAAGCACGACACGGCGCTGGCGTTGTTTGAGAAACACATCGACGCATCCGCTCTGCTCGAACGCCTCGAGGTGAGCCGCGCCGACGTGGTGACCCCGCTGATGTTCGAGTACGCCCTGCTCGAACGAGCCCGCAGCAAGCGGCGCCACATCGTGCTGCCCGAGGGTGACGACGACCGCGTGCTGCGCGCCGCCGCCACCCTGCTCGCCCGCGACGTGGCTGACCTCACGATTCTCGGCGAGGAGATCGAGGTGCGTTCCCGCGCGATCGGCCTCGGCCTCGACATCTCGAAGGCGCACATTCTGAGCCCCTTCGACGACGTGCTGCGCCTGCGCTTCGCCGAGGAATACGCCCGGTTGCGCGCCCACAAGGGCGTCACCATCGACCAGGCCCGCGACACGGTGACCGACCTGTCGTTCTTCGGAACGATGATGGTGCAGCTCGGCATCGCTGACGGCATGGTCTCCGGCGCCACACACACCACGGCCCACACGATCCGGCCGAGCTTCCAGATTATCAAGACCCGGCCCGGCGTTGGCGTGGTGTCGAGCGTGTTCCTGATGGCACTTGCCGACCGCGTGCTCGTGTACGGCGACTGCGCGATCATCCCCGACCCCACGGCCGAGGAGCTCGCTGACATCGCCATCTCCGCCTCCGAGACCGCGGAGCAATTCGGCATCGAGCCCCGCATCGCCATGCTCTCCTACTCCACGGGCGAGTCCGGCGAAGGCGCCGACGTCGACAAGGTGCGCGCCGCGACGGCCCTCGTGCGTAAGCGTCGTCCCGACCTGCTGGTCGAGGGCCCGATCCAGTACGACGCCGCAGCGGATGCCGCGGTGGCGGCCACGAAGATGCCCGGTTCGCAGGTGGCCGGCCGCGCCACGGTGTTCATCTTCCCCGACCTGAACACCGGCAACAACACCTATAAGGCGGTGCAGCGCTCGGCCAACGCCGTGGCGATCGGACCGATCCTGCAGGGGCTGCGCAAGCCGATCAACGACCTGTCCCGCGGAGCCCTCGTGCAGGACATCGTGAACACCGTCGCCATCACGGCTATCCAGGCCGCGTCCCTCGATGAGGCCGCCGAGGCTGCTGCCGCAGCCGCGCCGATCGGGGCCGGGGCACGCTCATGA
- a CDS encoding IS1182 family transposase, which produces MNKRFRAFEPAAVMLVPPSLDEWLPQNHLSRFIADIVETQLDLKKFYASYAKSKGQPPYDPRLMVRVLLYGYCVGVRSSRELERVCVDVVAFRWLAAQQAPDFRSIARFRKRHLSSLGNVFLQALELCRAAGMVSLGQVALDGTKVRANASRRKAMSYARLTEKQKVLADEVSALLAEADAIDDAEDARFGKDKRGDELPPELARRESRLVKLAEARAGLEAAAAARARKDAEKKARDKGDDDDTVAQKGDDAAKNAVVAPKAQRNFTDPDSRIMKTADGSFHYAYNAQAIVDADHQIIVATTLTNIGVDVEQVVPLVEKLHATTGVLPRQVLADAGYCSATNLDYAKTVEDGSDGRTEFFIATGRVKHGERVPEVPRGRIPANATLRERMARKLKTKKGRAVYARRKAIVEPVFGQIHTRQGKFVLLRGLEQAAHEWDLIAACHNLMKLHTMQTKALLAAPSALTARTAT; this is translated from the coding sequence GTGAACAAACGGTTCCGGGCATTTGAGCCGGCGGCGGTGATGTTGGTGCCGCCGTCGTTGGATGAGTGGTTGCCGCAGAATCACCTGTCTCGGTTCATCGCGGATATCGTTGAAACTCAGCTGGATCTGAAGAAGTTCTACGCCTCTTACGCGAAGTCGAAGGGGCAGCCGCCCTATGACCCACGGTTGATGGTCCGGGTGCTCCTTTACGGGTATTGTGTCGGAGTTCGCTCGTCACGGGAGTTGGAGCGGGTGTGCGTGGACGTGGTCGCGTTTCGCTGGTTGGCGGCGCAGCAGGCACCTGATTTTCGTTCCATCGCCCGGTTCCGAAAACGCCACCTCTCCAGTCTGGGGAACGTGTTCTTGCAGGCGTTGGAACTGTGCCGTGCGGCCGGAATGGTCTCGCTCGGGCAGGTCGCGTTGGACGGCACGAAAGTGCGCGCGAATGCCTCTCGGCGCAAGGCGATGAGTTACGCCCGCCTGACGGAGAAGCAGAAAGTCCTCGCCGACGAAGTCTCTGCGCTGCTGGCGGAGGCGGACGCGATCGATGACGCGGAGGACGCTCGTTTCGGAAAGGACAAACGCGGTGATGAGTTGCCGCCGGAGCTTGCCCGGCGGGAGTCACGCTTGGTGAAACTGGCCGAAGCGCGCGCTGGCTTGGAGGCAGCTGCAGCGGCGCGGGCGCGGAAAGACGCGGAGAAGAAGGCCAGGGACAAGGGCGACGATGACGATACTGTGGCGCAGAAGGGTGACGACGCGGCGAAGAACGCCGTTGTTGCTCCGAAGGCTCAACGCAACTTCACCGACCCGGATTCACGGATCATGAAGACCGCCGACGGATCGTTCCACTACGCCTACAACGCACAGGCCATCGTTGATGCCGACCATCAGATCATCGTCGCGACGACGCTGACGAATATTGGCGTGGATGTTGAACAGGTCGTGCCGCTGGTCGAGAAACTCCACGCCACGACCGGCGTCCTGCCCCGGCAGGTCCTGGCGGATGCCGGGTATTGTTCCGCAACAAATCTGGACTACGCGAAGACTGTTGAAGATGGCAGCGACGGCCGGACCGAGTTTTTCATCGCGACCGGCCGGGTCAAGCACGGCGAGCGTGTTCCTGAAGTTCCTCGGGGCCGGATCCCGGCCAATGCGACGCTGCGGGAACGCATGGCGCGGAAGCTCAAGACGAAGAAAGGCCGCGCCGTTTATGCGCGGCGCAAAGCGATCGTGGAGCCCGTGTTCGGTCAGATCCACACTCGGCAAGGCAAATTCGTGTTGCTGCGCGGGTTGGAGCAAGCCGCCCACGAATGGGACCTGATCGCGGCCTGCCACAACCTGATGAAGCTACACACCATGCAAACTAAAGCGCTGCTGGCCGCGCCAAGCGCCCTAACAGCCCGAACGGCCACCTAA
- a CDS encoding phosphoketolase family protein codes for MISPWPTVDPAPLSAEALASIDAWWRAANYLSIGQIYLLGNALLREPLTRDHIKPRLLGHWGTTPGLNFLYAHLNRAIRQRSQSTLYVTGPGHGGPGMVANAWLDGTYSEIYTDIEQTEVGVQKLFRQFSFPGGIPSHASPETPGSIHEGGELGYALSHAYGAAFDNPDLLVAAVVGDGEAETGPLATSWHSNKFIDPVQDGVVLPILHLNGYKIANPTVLARIPEDELLNLMRGYGHTPHIVSGGFDGEDPLLVHARMAETLDLVLNEIAEIKRSAATAQAAGEDFARPRWPMIILRTPKGWTCPAVIDGLPVEGTWRAHQVPLGNARDTEAHTQLLEQWMRSYRPEELFDESGAPVARISDLAPSGNLRMSANPVANGGLLRRELRLPDFRDYAVPVPAPGATLAEATRVLGGYLADVIRLNPDNFRIFGPDETASNRLAPAVYEATDKQWNAEVRPTDLNLARAGRVMEMLSEHQCQGWLEGYLLTGRHGLFNCYEAFIHIVDSMFNQHAKWLKVTADIGWRQPISSLNYLLSSHVWRQDHNGFSHQDPGFIDHVVNKSADVVRVYLPFDANTLLSTYDHCLRSVDYVNVVVAGKQPAPNLLTMEEAVAHCTRGLGIFDWAGSETPGVSPDVVLAAAGDVPTLEVLAAAAILREHLPSLAVRVVNVVDLMRLQSADDHPHGLTDGEFDAIFTPDKPIVFAYHGYPWLIHRLTYKRSGHDNLHARGYKEIGTTTTPFDMVMLNDLDRYHLVMDVIDRVPGLGARAGLLRQQMQDARLHARQYTRDHGEDAPEITDWAWGAAASSAGGTAGSTGGDNA; via the coding sequence ATGATTTCCCCGTGGCCGACCGTCGATCCGGCCCCGCTCAGCGCCGAGGCGCTCGCGAGCATCGACGCGTGGTGGCGGGCGGCGAACTACCTCTCGATCGGGCAGATTTACCTGCTCGGCAATGCCCTCCTCCGCGAGCCCCTCACCCGCGACCACATCAAGCCGCGGCTGCTCGGGCACTGGGGCACCACGCCGGGACTCAACTTTCTGTACGCGCACCTGAACCGCGCCATCCGCCAGCGCTCGCAGAGCACGCTCTACGTGACCGGCCCCGGTCACGGCGGCCCCGGCATGGTGGCGAACGCGTGGCTAGACGGCACGTACTCCGAGATCTACACGGATATCGAGCAGACCGAGGTGGGGGTGCAGAAGCTGTTCAGGCAGTTCTCCTTCCCCGGCGGAATCCCGAGCCACGCGTCGCCCGAGACCCCAGGCTCCATCCATGAGGGCGGCGAGCTCGGCTACGCGCTGAGCCATGCCTACGGCGCCGCGTTCGACAATCCCGACCTGCTCGTGGCTGCCGTCGTGGGCGACGGCGAGGCCGAGACCGGCCCGCTCGCCACGAGCTGGCACTCGAACAAATTCATCGACCCTGTGCAGGACGGCGTCGTGCTGCCCATCCTGCACCTCAACGGGTACAAGATCGCGAACCCCACTGTGCTCGCGCGCATCCCCGAAGACGAGCTGCTGAACCTGATGCGCGGTTACGGTCACACGCCGCACATCGTGTCGGGCGGGTTCGACGGCGAAGACCCGCTGCTCGTGCACGCCCGCATGGCCGAGACCCTCGACCTTGTGCTCAACGAGATCGCCGAGATCAAGCGTTCCGCCGCCACCGCGCAGGCGGCGGGGGAGGACTTCGCCCGTCCGCGCTGGCCGATGATCATCCTGCGTACCCCCAAGGGCTGGACGTGCCCCGCTGTGATCGACGGCCTGCCGGTGGAAGGAACCTGGCGCGCGCACCAGGTTCCGCTCGGCAACGCCCGTGACACCGAGGCTCACACGCAACTGCTTGAGCAGTGGATGCGTTCCTACCGTCCTGAGGAGCTCTTCGACGAATCCGGTGCCCCAGTCGCCCGCATCAGCGATCTCGCTCCCTCGGGCAACCTGCGCATGAGCGCGAATCCGGTGGCGAACGGCGGGCTGCTGCGCCGGGAGCTGCGCCTGCCCGACTTTCGTGACTACGCGGTGCCCGTGCCCGCGCCGGGGGCGACGCTGGCCGAGGCCACGCGAGTGCTCGGCGGCTACCTGGCCGACGTCATCCGCTTGAACCCCGACAACTTTCGCATTTTCGGGCCGGACGAGACGGCGTCGAACCGGCTGGCGCCCGCCGTGTACGAGGCGACGGACAAGCAGTGGAACGCCGAGGTGCGCCCGACCGACCTGAACCTCGCGAGGGCCGGCCGGGTGATGGAGATGCTGAGTGAGCACCAGTGCCAGGGCTGGCTCGAGGGCTACCTGCTTACGGGTAGGCACGGACTGTTCAACTGCTACGAGGCGTTCATCCACATCGTGGATTCCATGTTCAACCAGCACGCCAAGTGGCTCAAGGTGACCGCCGACATCGGCTGGCGGCAGCCGATTTCGAGCCTCAACTACCTCCTGAGCTCGCACGTGTGGCGACAGGACCACAACGGGTTCTCGCACCAGGATCCAGGTTTCATCGACCACGTGGTGAACAAGAGCGCCGACGTGGTGCGGGTGTACCTGCCGTTCGACGCCAACACGCTGTTGAGTACCTACGACCACTGCCTGCGAAGCGTGGACTACGTAAACGTGGTGGTGGCCGGCAAGCAGCCCGCACCGAACCTGCTCACCATGGAGGAGGCCGTGGCGCACTGCACCCGCGGCCTCGGAATCTTCGACTGGGCCGGCTCCGAGACGCCAGGGGTGTCGCCCGACGTGGTGCTCGCCGCCGCCGGCGACGTGCCCACCCTCGAGGTGCTCGCGGCCGCCGCGATCCTGCGCGAGCATCTGCCCTCGCTCGCCGTACGCGTGGTGAACGTGGTCGACCTGATGCGGCTGCAGTCGGCCGACGACCACCCGCACGGGCTCACCGACGGCGAGTTCGACGCGATCTTCACGCCAGACAAGCCGATAGTGTTCGCGTACCACGGCTACCCGTGGCTCATTCATCGACTCACCTACAAGCGCAGCGGGCACGACAACCTGCACGCCCGCGGCTACAAGGAGATCGGCACCACCACGACGCCGTTCGACATGGTGATGCTCAACGACCTCGACAGGTACCACCTCGTGATGGACGTCATCGACCGGGTGCCCGGGCTCGGTGCCCGCGCCGGGCTGCTCCGCCAGCAGATGCAGGACGCCCGCCTGCACGCGCGGCAGTACACCCGCGACCACGGCGAAGACGCGCCGGAGATCACGGACTGGGCCTGGGGTGCGGCGGCATCGTCAGCGGGGGGGACTGCCGGGTCAACCGGCGGCGACAACGCCTAG
- a CDS encoding IS110 family transposase: MVSQQFSYVIGVDTHAKTHTLVALDHLGGKHGTAQTFPTTPPGLKRAQAWIERETTGPVLVAMEGTGSYGAQFCDLLTAAGVRVTETKPPKRGVRRAGKTDPIDAEHAARYALALPMEHLITPRNHAGHHAALTVLLTARAALKKAHSASNNRLTALLRGYGFGLDVRLALTAEQVKVVAAWRAHRNDDVGMVTIRAEAAREAREILSRQAELTANEKGLLKHVKALAPYLLLEHGVGAIVAAQLIVSWSHQGRIRSEAAFARFAGIAPIPASSGNTIRYRLHRGGDRALNTAIWVTTFYRYHHDPATAAYVEKRTKEGKTPKEIQRVLKRYIARHLFRVLDNHTI; this comes from the coding sequence ATGGTCTCACAGCAGTTCAGTTATGTCATCGGGGTGGATACCCATGCCAAGACACACACGCTGGTCGCCCTCGACCATCTGGGCGGGAAACACGGCACCGCGCAAACATTCCCGACAACTCCGCCCGGACTCAAACGGGCTCAGGCGTGGATCGAACGCGAAACAACGGGGCCGGTTTTGGTGGCCATGGAGGGCACCGGGTCCTACGGAGCCCAGTTCTGCGACCTCCTGACGGCCGCCGGCGTGCGCGTCACCGAAACCAAGCCGCCCAAGCGCGGCGTTCGCCGGGCCGGCAAAACCGACCCCATCGACGCAGAGCACGCCGCCCGCTACGCCCTCGCCCTGCCAATGGAGCACCTCATCACGCCCCGCAACCACGCTGGGCACCACGCAGCCTTGACGGTGCTACTGACCGCGCGCGCCGCCCTCAAGAAGGCCCACAGCGCCTCCAACAACCGCCTCACAGCGCTGCTGCGCGGGTACGGTTTCGGCCTGGACGTTCGCCTGGCCCTCACCGCCGAGCAAGTCAAAGTCGTCGCAGCCTGGCGCGCCCATCGAAACGATGACGTCGGCATGGTCACCATCCGCGCCGAGGCTGCCCGCGAAGCGCGAGAGATCCTCAGCCGTCAAGCCGAGCTCACGGCGAACGAGAAGGGCCTCCTCAAGCACGTGAAAGCCCTCGCCCCCTACCTGCTGCTTGAGCACGGCGTCGGCGCGATCGTCGCCGCGCAGCTGATCGTGTCGTGGTCGCACCAGGGACGCATCCGCTCCGAGGCCGCGTTCGCCCGCTTCGCGGGCATCGCGCCCATCCCCGCGTCATCGGGCAACACCATCCGCTACCGTCTGCACCGCGGCGGCGACCGGGCGCTCAACACCGCCATCTGGGTCACCACGTTCTACCGCTACCACCACGACCCGGCGACCGCCGCCTACGTCGAGAAACGGACGAAGGAAGGCAAGACACCCAAGGAGATCCAACGCGTCCTGAAACGCTACATCGCCCGGCACCTGTTCCGCGTCCTCGATAACCACACCATCTAA